A single Cannabis sativa cultivar Pink pepper isolate KNU-18-1 chromosome 7, ASM2916894v1, whole genome shotgun sequence DNA region contains:
- the LOC115696828 gene encoding protein LIGHT-DEPENDENT SHORT HYPOCOTYLS 10, giving the protein MSNDKGKEVVEGSSRSGGGGGEGGGGGGDQPPPLSRYESQKRRDWNTFGQYLRNQRPPVALSQCNSNHVLEFLRYLDQFGKTKVHMQGCVFFGQPEPPGPCSCPLRQAWGSLDALIGRLRAAYEENGGLPETNPFASGAIRVYLRDVRDSQAKARGIPYTKKKKKKLNPILNKPNNNNNNDHHQHDHSSSFTMHHHHQ; this is encoded by the coding sequence atgtcAAATGATAAAGGCAAAGAAGTGGTAGAAGGATCGTCGAGATCTGGAGGTGGTGGAGgagaaggaggaggaggaggaggagatcAACCGCCGCCTCTGAGTCGTTATGAGTCTCAGAAGAGGAGGGATTGGAACACTTTTGGGCAATACCTGAGGAACCAGAGGCCGCCAGTTGCCCTATCACAGTGCAACTCCAATCATGTGTTGGAATTTTTAAGGTACTTAGATCAATTCGGAAAAACTAAGGTTCACATGCAAGGTTGTGTGTTTTTTGGTCAACCTGAGCCACCGGGGCCTTGTTCTTGCCCACTTAGGCAGGCTTGGGGAAGCCTCGATGCTCTGATAGGACGGCTGAGAGCCGCCTATGAAGAGAATGGTGGCCTCCCCGAGACAAACCCTTTTGCAAGTGGAGCTATAAGAGTTTATCTTCGTGATGTTAGGGATTCCCAAGCAAAAGCTCGTGGAATTCCCTACaccaagaaaaagaagaagaagcttaatCCGATTCTTAATAAAccgaacaataataataataacgatCATCATCAACATGATCATAGCTCAAGCTTCACCATGCATCATCATCACCAGTGA
- the LOC115697867 gene encoding uroporphyrinogen decarboxylase 1, chloroplastic, translating into MSFSTPASACNSLGWKSMTLFSQIHLNSTSLRGFLVSSQTKKFSVSCSSSSSDPLLVKAARGEPVSRPPAWMMRQAGRYMAIYRKLAEKYPSFRERSETTDLIVEISLQPWEAFRPDGVIIFSDILTPLPAFGVPFDIEDIRGPVIQSPITSEEGLKSLHPIDLEKLSFVRESLQILRNEVGNHAAVLGFVGAPWTIATYIVEGGTTRTYTTIKKMCHTAPHVLRALLSHLTQAISEYIVFQVESGAHCIQIFDSWGGQLTPEMWEKWSKPYIEEIVRLTRSKCPEIPLVLYINGNGGLLERMKGTGVDVIGLDWTVDMADGRKRLGSGISVQGNVDPACLFSPLPALTEEIQRVVRCAGPQGHILNLGHGVLVGTPEEAVKHFFDVARTLKYDTPQNQAMEEPNLVA; encoded by the exons ATGAGCTTCTCCACTCCAGCCAG TGCTTGTAATTCTTTAGGATGGAAATCTATGACCTTGTTTTCACAGATTCATCTCAATTCTACTAGTCTCAGAGGGTTTTTAGTTTCTTCTCAAACCAAGAAATTCTCGGTATCATGCTCGTCATCTTCTTCAG ATCCTCTCTTGGTTAAGGCTGCAAGAGGAGAGCCTGTAAGTCGGCCTCCAGCATGGATGATGCGACAAGCGGGAAGGTATATGGCTATTTATAGAAAGCTTGCAGAGAAATACCCGTCCTTCAGAGAGAGATCAGAGACAACCGATCTCATTGTGGAAATTTCTTTGCAGCCTTGGGAAGCTTTCCGTCCTGATGGAGTGATTATTTTCTCGGACATACTTACCCCTTTACCTGCATTCGGTGTCCCATTTGACATAGAAGATATCAGGGGTCCTGTTATCCAATCACCAATTACTTCTGAAGAGGGTTTGAAATCATTACATCCCATTGATTTGGAAAAGCTTTCTTTTGTTCGGGAATCCCTGCAAATATTACGAAATGAG GTCGGTAATCATGCTGCGGTTTTGGGCTTCGTTGGAGCACCTTGGACAATAGCGACGTATATAGTGGAAGGGGGTACAACTCGGACATATACAACCATAAAGAAAATGTGCCATACAGCACCACATGTATTGAGGGCTCTCTTGTCTCATTTGACACAAGCAATATCGGAATACATTGTCTTCCAAGTAGAGTCCGGGGCTCATTGCATACAAATATTTGATTCGTGGGGCGGACAACTGACACCTGAGATGTGGGAGAAATGGTCAAAACCTTATATTGAAGAG ATTGTTAGATTAACAAGAAGCAAATGTCCCGAAATACCACTTGTATTATACATCAACGGAAATGGGGGTCTTCTTGAACGGATGAAAGGAACCGGTGTTGATGTCATCGGTTTGGACTGGACAGTTGACATGGCAGATGGAAGAAAACGACTGGGTAGTGGGATTAGCGTACAAGGAAATGTCGACCCCGCTTGCTTATTCTCTCCTCTTCCTGCCCTTACTGAAGAAATTCAAAG GGTTGTAAGATGTGCAGGACCACAAGGGCACATACTCAATCTAGGACACGGTGTCCTTGTTGGAACACCCGAAGAAGCTGTTAAGCATTTCTTCGATGTAGCAAGGACCTTGAAATACGATACACCTCAAAATCAAGCTATGGAGGAACCCAACTTAGTAGCTTAA
- the LOC115697963 gene encoding epidermis-specific secreted glycoprotein EP1-like: MCSSFKSMSLLMIFLFLLSLIFSSVQAQVPSNATFKFINQDEFGNFIVEYNGNYRPLDVFNSPFQLCFYNTTPNAFTLALRMATTRSESLFRWVWEANRGNPVGEGATLTFGTNGNLVLAEANGKVVWETNTTNKGVVGFKLLPNGNMVLHDSKGKFIWQSFDFPTDTILIRQSLLAKGQKLVSRLSEKENKNGPYSLIVKPKGISLYYKSQNSGKSLPYFTTAQKFSPVQGSLQNVTLKASPTSDEGFAYDLSLELSTGGNFIVGRPKYNATLSFLRLGIDGNVKVYTYNDKVDWGAWEESFSIFDRNSAWEDECHLPDRCGTFGICEDNQCVGCPSENGVLGWSKECGTKQVSSSCKPSDFHYYKVEGVDHFSSGYTNGDSVKESDCGNKCSLDCKCLGYFYNQQTFKCWIAYDLKTLIKVANSTHVGYIKTPNKQATNVF, from the coding sequence atgtgtTCATCATTTAAGAGCATGTCTTTATTAATGATCTTCTTATTCCTTCTCTCCCTTATCTTCTCTAGTGTCCAAGCTCAAGTTCCTTCCAATGCCACTTTCAAATTCATTAACCAAGATGAATTCGGTAATTTCATCGTCGAATATAATGGAAACTACCGTCCTTTAGATGTTTTCAATTCGCCTTTTCAACTTTGTTTCTACAACACTACTCCTAATGCCTTTACCCTTGCCCTTCGAATGGCTACAACTCGATCTGAGTCGCTATTTCGTTGGGTTTGGGAAGCCAACCGTGGAAACCCTGTCGGTGAAGGCGCTACACTTACATTCGGAACCAATGGGAATCTTGTCCTCGCTGAAGCCAATGGTAAAGTAGTTTGGGAAACCAACACAACCAACAAAGGTGTAGTTGGCTTCAAATTGTTACCAAATGGTAACATGGTACTTCATGACTCAAAAGGTAAATTCATATGGCAAAGTTTTGATTTTCCAACGGATACCATCTTAATAAGGCAATCATTACTAGCCAAGGGCCAAAAGTTAGTGAGTCGCCTTTctgagaaagaaaataaaaacggGCCTTACAGTTTGATAGTTAAGCCCAAGGGAATCTCACTCTATTACAAGAGTCAGAACTCAGGGAAGtctttgccttattttacaacaGCCCAAAAATTTAGTCCAGTTCAAGGATCCCTCCAAAATGTGACTCTAAAAGCTTCCCCAACTTCTGATGAGGGTTTCGCATATGACTTATCATTAGAGCTTTCCACTGGAGGAAACTTCATTGTTGGGAGACCGAAATATAATGCAACATTATCATTTTTGAGGTTGGGAATTGATGGAAATGTTAAAGTCTACACTTACAACGATAAGGTTGACTGGGGTGCTTGGGAGGAGTCATTTAGCATTTTTGATAGAAATTCAGCGTGGGAAGATGAGTGTCACTTACCTGATCGATGTGGGACTTTCGGAATTTGTGAGGACAACCAATGTGTGGGGTGCCCGTCTGAGAATGGTGTTTTGGGTTGGAGTAAAGAGTGTGGAACTAAACAAGTAAGCTCTTCTTGTAAACCTAGTGATTTCCACTACTACAAAGTTGAAGGAGTTGACCATTTCTCAAGTGGGTATACCAATGGTGATAGTGTCAAAGAAAGTGATTGTGGCAACAAGTGTAGTTTGGATTGTAAATGTTTGGGGTACTTTTACAACCAACAAACTTTTAAGTGTTGGATCGCTTATGATTTGAAGACTTTGATTAAAGTTGCCAACTCTACCCATGTGGGGTACATTAAGACACCTAATAAACAAGCAACCAATGTCTTTTGA